Proteins from a single region of Paenibacillus sp. BIHB 4019:
- a CDS encoding DUF1294 domain-containing protein encodes MSMQLFILFILAINCWTFTLMYLDKQSARRQQRRIPEKRLFTLSAVGGAIGAYAGMRAWRHKTKHRSFVIGIPLLVMLNLLLFAAVFHYVFDISIFK; translated from the coding sequence ATGTCGATGCAGCTTTTTATTTTATTTATACTCGCGATTAACTGCTGGACGTTTACGCTCATGTATCTCGACAAGCAGAGCGCACGCCGCCAGCAAAGGCGCATCCCAGAGAAACGGCTGTTTACTTTGAGCGCTGTTGGAGGCGCTATTGGCGCCTATGCCGGAATGCGGGCATGGCGCCACAAGACGAAGCATCGCTCCTTCGTTATTGGCATACCGCTGCTTGTCATGTTGAATTTGCTTCTATTTGCAGCGGTATTCCACTATGTGTTCGACATCTCGATTTTCAAATAG
- a CDS encoding UvrD-helicase domain-containing protein, with amino-acid sequence MTVQSAYQEEQERLARSLEEIQSQLSAIGPRYTGDDFTEQMLDLQREERKRGLEIAFREPYFGRIDFQELPGDAKQELYIGKAGVAREGGKELIVIDWRAPIASLFYSFTGGDAAVTYDSPDGEIEGIVYLKRNLMVRQGKLVRMVDSFTRGQEEESVTDEFLLYRLGENKDNRLRDIVSTIQQEQDAIIRSGRSKALFIQGVAGSGKTTVALHRLAFLLYQYADRMRAERMVIFAPNRMFLEYISGVLPELGVGDIQQTTFADWALDLLELEVRMDDKTDTLEYWFEHYRSAEEIAEAPGRLKGSLDFKQAIDERLEQLEQSIVPLQPFEPVDKLVLMPEQMLEWYRTDYGEEPLMRKRERFVSRIRRWLESELKMRGIHDKKVRAKALTRLNALAKKIPAYTAPKLYASFFQGKQAISLVPKAIAAATAARLKAGTIAPEDLAPLAYIHLRLFGLQTAPYDHIVIDEAQDYSPFQLEALRLCQQTPSLTVLGDLQQGIHAYAGIHSWQELTALYDEEQTGFFELNRSYRSTMEIIAFANRILGAMGAGVKAAVPVFRSGDAVELAPAQPSEWMDMLEQTVREWQADGSYQTIAVIGRTTEECAVIHAALNAAGVKASLVERGQPEYSGGLSVVPAYLSKGLEFDAVLIADAGALAYTDQDAKLLYVGCTRALHKLKLVYQGSFTSLVADAAEGVQEL; translated from the coding sequence ATGACGGTTCAAAGTGCCTATCAAGAAGAGCAAGAGCGTTTAGCGCGCTCGCTTGAAGAAATACAATCACAGCTAAGCGCGATAGGCCCGCGCTACACAGGCGATGATTTTACGGAGCAAATGCTCGATTTGCAACGAGAGGAACGGAAGCGGGGACTGGAAATTGCTTTCCGCGAGCCGTATTTTGGACGAATTGATTTTCAGGAGCTGCCGGGTGACGCTAAGCAGGAGCTTTATATTGGCAAGGCAGGCGTAGCTAGAGAGGGCGGCAAGGAGCTAATCGTTATTGACTGGCGTGCGCCAATTGCCAGCTTGTTTTATTCTTTTACAGGCGGTGACGCGGCGGTTACCTATGATTCTCCTGATGGCGAAATCGAAGGGATCGTCTATTTAAAGCGCAATTTAATGGTTCGCCAGGGCAAGCTTGTAAGAATGGTAGACAGCTTCACCCGTGGGCAGGAAGAAGAATCGGTCACCGACGAGTTTTTGCTCTATCGACTAGGTGAAAATAAAGACAATCGGCTCAGGGATATCGTCTCGACGATCCAGCAGGAGCAGGATGCGATCATTCGTTCAGGACGGAGCAAGGCGCTGTTTATCCAGGGCGTGGCGGGAAGCGGCAAGACGACGGTAGCGCTGCACCGGCTCGCTTTTTTGCTCTATCAATATGCCGATCGGATGCGGGCGGAGCGTATGGTTATTTTTGCGCCTAACCGCATGTTTCTCGAATATATTTCCGGCGTGCTGCCGGAGCTGGGCGTGGGCGATATTCAGCAAACGACGTTTGCCGACTGGGCGCTGGATCTATTGGAGCTTGAAGTGCGAATGGATGATAAAACCGATACACTAGAATATTGGTTTGAGCATTATCGCAGCGCAGAGGAAATTGCGGAGGCGCCGGGGCGCTTGAAAGGCTCGCTTGATTTTAAGCAGGCAATTGACGAGCGGCTGGAGCAGCTTGAACAAAGCATCGTGCCTTTGCAGCCATTTGAGCCTGTAGACAAGCTGGTGCTTATGCCGGAGCAAATGCTTGAATGGTATCGCACCGATTATGGCGAGGAGCCGCTGATGCGCAAGCGCGAGCGATTCGTCAGCCGTATTCGCAGATGGCTGGAATCCGAGCTGAAAATGCGCGGCATTCATGATAAAAAAGTACGCGCCAAGGCGTTAACCCGCTTAAATGCATTAGCGAAAAAAATTCCGGCCTACACCGCGCCGAAGCTATATGCGTCTTTCTTCCAAGGCAAGCAGGCGATCAGCCTGGTGCCAAAAGCAATAGCGGCAGCAACGGCTGCCCGCCTGAAAGCGGGAACGATTGCGCCGGAGGATTTGGCGCCGCTCGCCTATATTCATTTGCGCCTGTTTGGGCTGCAAACAGCGCCTTATGACCATATCGTCATTGACGAGGCGCAGGATTATTCGCCGTTCCAGCTGGAAGCGCTGCGTCTTTGCCAGCAAACGCCGTCCTTGACCGTGCTGGGCGACTTGCAGCAGGGCATCCACGCCTATGCAGGCATTCATAGCTGGCAGGAGCTTACGGCGCTGTATGACGAAGAACAGACCGGATTTTTTGAACTGAACCGCAGCTATCGTTCCACGATGGAAATTATCGCATTCGCCAATCGGATTCTTGGTGCAATGGGGGCTGGCGTCAAGGCAGCAGTACCTGTATTCCGGAGCGGAGATGCCGTGGAGCTTGCGCCTGCACAGCCAAGCGAATGGATGGACATGCTGGAGCAAACGGTTCGAGAATGGCAAGCAGACGGCAGCTATCAGACGATCGCAGTAATTGGAAGAACGACGGAGGAATGTGCCGTTATCCATGCGGCTTTGAATGCTGCGGGGGTGAAAGCTTCGCTCGTAGAACGAGGACAGCCCGAATACAGCGGCGGCTTGTCCGTCGTGCCGGCTTATTTGTCCAAAGGGCTGGAATTCGATGCGGTTCTCATTGCCGATGCCGGGGCGCTCGCTTATACCGATCAGGACGCCAAGCTGCTATATGTTGGTTGTACGAGAGCGCTTCATAAGCTAAAATTAGTTTATCAAGGCTCGTTTACCTCGTTAGTAGCGGATGCTGCGGAGGGCGTGCAAGAATTATGA